One window of the Populus nigra chromosome 4, ddPopNigr1.1, whole genome shotgun sequence genome contains the following:
- the LOC133692416 gene encoding plastocyanin B, chloroplastic: MAAVTSAAVSIPSFTGLKAASASNAKVSASAKVSASPLPRLSIKASLKEVGAAVVATAASAMIASNAMAVDVLLGADDGSLAFVPSEFSVPAGEKIVFKNNAGFPHNVLFDEDAVPSGVDVSKISMSEEDLLNAKGETFEVALSDKGEYTFYCSPHQGAGMVGKVIVN, from the coding sequence ATGGCCGCTGTCACCTCTGCTGCTGTTTCTATCCCATCTTTCACCGGTCTTAAGGCAGCCAGTGCCTCCAATGCCAAAGTCAGTGCCAGTGCCAAGGTTTCAGCCTCTCCACTTCCAAGGCTCAGCATCAAGGCTTCATTGAAAGAAGTCGGTGCTGCTGTTGTCGCCACCGCTGCTAGCGCAATGATTGCTAGCAATGCTATGGCCGTTGACGTCTTGCTTGGAGCTGATGATGGATCATTGGCTTTTGTTCCCAGCGAATTCTCTGTACCCGCTGGTGAAAAGATTGTCTTCAAGAACAATGCCGGGTTCCCACATAACGTTCTCTTCGACGAGGACGCTGTTCCAAGTGGGGTTGATGTGTCAAAAATCTCCATGAGCGAGGAGGATCTCCTCAACGCCAAAGGAGAGACTTTCGAAGTTGCCTTGAGCGACAAAGGTGAATACACTTTCTACTGTTCTCCTCACCAGGGAGCTGGCATGGTGGGAAAAGTGATcgttaattaa
- the LOC133692790 gene encoding ornithine decarboxylase-like, translated as MGSITRNLQGVLLGAPGVTGKRVTTLPKTGLTDFMRSVISKEKETKEPFYVLDLGVVSALFDKWTRTLPMVCPFYAVKCNPEPALLGSLAALGSNFDCASQAEIELVLSLGVSPDRIIYANPCKPGSHIKYAASVGVNLTTFDSKEELDKIQKWHPKCALLIRIKALDDSIARCPLGSKYGALPEEVTPLLEAAQTARLNVVGVSFHIGSGATYSQAYEGAIASTKSVFEAAVRLGMPRMTILNIGGGFTAGSLFDEAATTIKPALQAYFPNEPGLTIISEPGRFFAESPFTLATNVIGKRVRGELREYWINDGISGSLNCILNDHATITCTPLACNSNSANPTCKGERSYSSTVFGPTCDALDTVLTGHQLPELQVDDWLVFPNMGAYTAAAGSSFNGFNTAAILTYLSYSNLS; from the coding sequence ATGGGGTCGATCACCAGGAACCTCCAAGGTGTTTTATTGGGTGCACCAGGTGTCACGGGCAAGAGGGTCACGACGTTACCAAAAACCGGCCTGACTGATTTTATGCGGTCAGTAATttctaaggaaaaagaaaccaAAGAGCCCTTTTACGTACTAGATTTAGGAGTGGTGTCTGCCCTCTTTGACAAGTGGACACGTACCCTTCCCATGGTATGTCCCTTTTATGCCGTCAAGTGCAATCCTGAACCAGCTCTCCTCGGTTCATTGGCGGCTCTTGGCTCAAACTTTGACTGTGCTAGCCAGGCCGAGATAGAATTGGTTTTATCTCTGGGAGTCTCTCCGGACCGAATCATTTATGCGAATCCATGCAAGCCAGGGTCACACATCAAATACGCAGCCAGCGTGGGTGTCAATTTAACTACATTTGATTCGAAAGAAGAGCTCgacaaaattcaaaaatggCATCCGAAATGTGCATTGCTCATTCGGATTAAAGCCCTTGATGATAGTATAGCAAGGTGTCCATTGGGTTCCAAATATGGCGCGCTTCCTGAAGAAGTCACGCCTCTTCTCGAAGCCGCTCAAACGGCTAGGCTCAATGTTGTTGGTGTTTCGTTCCATATAGGAAGCGGAGCCACATATTCTCAAGCATACGAAGGAGCCATAGCTTCGACTAAATCTGTATTTGAAGCCGCAGTTCGTCTTGGCATGCCTAGAATGACGATACTGAACATCGGCGGCGGCTTCACCGCTGGATCCCTATTTGACGAAGCAGCTACAACGATTAAACCCGCCCTGCAAGCTTATTTCCCAAATGAACCGGGCCTAACCATCATTTCTGAGCCGGGCCGTTTTTTTGCCGAGTCGCCTTTCACATTAGCCACCAACGTTATAGGAAAACGTGTTAGAGGAGAGTTAAGAGAGTATTGGATTAATGACGGTATTTCCGGCTCCCTGAACTGTATTTTAAATGATCACGCAACTATCACATGCACACCTCTAGCTTGCAATTCTAACAGTGCGAATCCCACGTGCAAAGGAGAAAGGAGCTACAGTTCGACGGTTTTCGGACCGACGTGTGATGCTCTTGACACGGTTTTGACGGGTCATCAGTTGCCGGAATTGCAGGTTGATGACTGGCTTGTGTTCCCTAATATGGGTGCTTATACAGCGGCTGCTGGGTCAAGTTTCAATGGGTTTAACACAGCTGCTATTTTGACTTACCTTTCCTACTCGAATCTGAGCTAG
- the LOC133692415 gene encoding phospholipase D delta-like — translation MAAADNNPMTATSILHGDLELKIIEARRLPNMDLVSERLRRCFSAFDPCRHPFSKERKKQQNHRRKIITSDPYVTVCVSGAKVARTRVISNSQNPVWNEHFKIPLAHPAEKIDFYVKDNDMFGAELIGTASVEVEKILSGETISAWFPIIGLYGKPPKTDCALYVEMRFTKCEQPDDKLGVENCYFPVRHGGNVTLYQDAHVPDSGLPKIELENGNVFRHGKCWEDICHAIVEAHHLVYIAGWSIFHKVKLVREPSKPLPRGGDLNLGELLKYKSQEGVRVLLLVWDDKTSHNKFFLRTNGVMQTHDEETRKFFKHSSVNCVLSPRYASSKLSIFRQQVIGTLYTHHQKCVLVDTQAFGNNRKITAFIGGLDLCDGRYDTPEHRLFRDLDTVFQDDYHNPTFPAGTKGPRQPWHDLHCKIEGPAAYDVLTNFEQRWRKASKWSEFGRSFKRATHWRDDALIKLERISWILGPSPSVPNDDPTLWVSEEDDPENWHVQVFRSIDSGSLKGFPKDVYQAEKQNLVCAKNLVIDKSIQTAYIQAIRSAQHFIYIENQYFLGSSFAWSDYKNAGAENLIPMELALKIASKIRAKERFAVYVVIPMWPEGVPTSASVQEILFWQGQTMQMMYEVIANELKSMNLENSHPQDYLNFYCLGNREEVPGSNNSGDQTVSMSQKFQRFMIYVHAKGMVVDDEYVILGSANINQRSMAGSRDTEIAMGAYQPHHTWSNKKRHPLGQVYGYRMSLWAEHLGLVDNLFKEPESLDCVKSVNKIAEDNWKKFTAENFTLLQGHLLKYPVQVDGNGKVSHLPGQETFPDVGGKVLGVRTNLPDALTT, via the exons ATGGCAGCAGCAGACAATAATCCGATGACAGCAACATCGATTCTCCATGGAGACCTCGAATTAAAAATAATCGAAGCTCGACGGTTACCAAACATGGATTTAGTATCAGAGCGTCTCCGTCGGTGTTTTAGCGCATTCGACCCATGCCGGCACCCATTctctaaagaaagaaagaaacagcaAAACCATCGACGCAAGATCATTACCAGCGACCCGTACGTAACAGTCTGTGTCTCGGGAGCAAAAGTCGCCCGCACGCGAGTGATTTCAAACAGTCAAAACCCGGTTTGGAACGAACATTTCAAGATTCCTTTGGCTCATCCGGCAGAAAAGATTGATTTTTACGTGAAAGATAATGACATGTTCGGTGCTGAGTTGATAGGGACCGCAAGTGTTGAAGTTGAGAAGATTTTGTCAGGTGAAACGATCAGTGCTTGGTTTCCCATTATTGGATTGTACGGAAAACCGCCAAAAACTGATTGTGCCCTTTACGTCGAGATGAGGTTTACGAAATGTGAGCAGCCTGATGACAAACTCGGGGTTGAGAATTGTTATTTTCCGGTGAGGCATGGAGGGAACGTTACCCTTTATCAGGATGCGCATGTGCCGGATTCGGGCTTGCCTAAGATTGAATTGGAGAATGGGAATGTGTTTAGGCATGGGAAATGTTGGGAGGATATTTGTCATGCTATAGTAGAAGCACATCATTTGGTATATATAGCTGGTTGGTCGATTTTTCATAAGGTGAAATTGGTGAGGGAGCCTTCGAAGCCATTGCCGAGAGGTGGGGATTTGAATTTGGGAGAGTTGCTTAAGTATAAATCACAAGAAGGTGTGCGAGTTTTGTTGTTGGTTTGGGATGATAAGACTTCTCATAATAAGTTTTTTCTTCGTacg AATGGAGTGATGCAGACTCATGATGAAGAAACTCGGAAGTTTTTCAAGCATTCTTCAGTGAATTGTGTGTTGTCACCTCGTTATGCTAGCAGTAAGCTCAGCATTTTCAGGCAGCAG GTCATTGGGACCCTCTATACACACCATCAGAAATGTGTACTTGTGGATACACAGGCATTTGGAAACAACCGGAAGATAACTGCTTTTATAGGGGGTCTAGATCTTTGTGATGGCCGCTATGATACACCAGAACATCGCTTATTTCGGGATCTTGACACTGTATTTCAGGATGATTATCATAATCCAACTTTTCCA GCAGGAACAAAGGGTCCAAGGCAACCATGGCATGATTTGCATTGCAAAATTGAAGGGCCTGCTGCATATGATGTGCTTACTAACTTTGAGCAGCGATGGAGGAAAGCCTCAAAATGGTCAGAGTTTGGACGAAGTTTCAAAAGGGCAACTCATTGGCGTGATGATGCATTAATAAAGTTAGAACGGATCTCATGGATACTTGGTCCTTCCCCATCAGTCCCTAATGATGATCCTACATTATGGGTGTCTGAGGAAGATGACCCTGAAAACTGGCATGTTCAG GTTTTCCGATCTATAGATTCAGGATCTTTGAAAGGATTTCCCAAAGATGTTTATCAAGCTGAAAAacag AATCTCGTTTGTGCTAAAAATCTGGTTATTGACAAGAGCATTCAGACAGCATACATTCAGGCAATCAGATCTGCCCAACACTTCATATATATTGAGAATCAATATTTCCTTGGGTCATCATTTGCGTGGTCGGATTATAAAAATGCAG GTGCTGAAAACTTAATTCCCATGGAGTTGGCATTGAAGATTGCAAGTAAAATAAGAGCAAAGGAGAGATTTGCTGTTTATGTAGTAATACCAATGTGGCCCGAGGGCGTTCCCACTTCCGCCTCTGTTCAAGAAATCCTCTTTTGGCAG GGACAGACAATGCAAATGATGTATGAAGTCATAGCAAATGAGTTGAAATCCATGAATCTTGAGAATTCACACCCACAAGACTACTTAAATTTCTACTGTCTTGGTAATAGGGAAGAGGTGCCAGGTTCAAACAATTCTGGTGATCAAACG GTTTCAATGTCTCAAAAATTTCAACGGTTTATGATTTACGTACATGCAAAGGGAATGGTAGTCGATGATGAGTACGTAATACTGGGGTCTGCCAACATTAACCAACGATCTATGGCCGGTTCAAGGGATACTGAGATTGCGATGGGTGCATATCAGCCCCATCATACATGGAGCAATAAGAAGAGGCATCCACTAGGCCAG GTATACGGATATCGAATGTCTCTCTGGGCAGAACACTTGGGGTTGGTTGATAACTTGTTTAAAGAGCCTGAAAGTCTGGATTGTGTCAAGAGTGTGAACAAAATCGCTGAAGATAACTGGAAGAAGTTCACGGCGGAGAATTTTACACTATTGCAAGGACACCTTCTTAAATACCCTGTGCAGGTAGATGGAAATGGCAAAGTAAGCCACTTGCCAGGACAAGAGACTTTCCCAGATGTTGGTGGTAAGGTGCTCGGAGTCCGTACAAACCTCCCTGATGCATTAACCACATAG
- the LOC133691403 gene encoding uncharacterized protein LOC133691403 isoform X2: MEALISSAAISSSLSSFSPKRKELNAPPILLRFHVSSKKDKKDSDLPSSSHDSSIVPLFNNPSFSKDAAMGLVLSAASVRGWTTGSGMEGPSVTAVSEDGFNTEKVSTLPWSLFTKSPRRRMRVAFTCNVCGQRTTRALNPHAYTDGTVFVQCYVNPGFNYRDAKWDGGFKLFDVDDDRDDGGSDVFPI; encoded by the exons ATGGAAGCTCTAATTTCCTCCGCCGCAatctcctcctctctctcctccttttcTCCAAAACGAAAGGAACTGAATGCTCCTCCCATACTCCTCCGATTCCACGTTTCTTCGAAAA aGGATAAGAAAGATTCGGATCTCCCATCCAGCTCTCACGATTCCAGCATCGTCCCTCTCTTCAACAACCCCTCTTTCTccaag GATGCGGCGATGGGATTGGTATTGAGTGCGGCATCGGTGAGAGGATGGACTACAGGGTCAGGCATGGAAGGACCTTCAGTGACAGCTGTGTCCGAGGACGGATTCAATACGGAGAAAGTCTCGACTCTCCCGTGGTCTCTCTTCACGAAATCTCCACGTAGGCGAATGCGCGTGGCATTCACTTGTAATGTTTGTGGTCAAAGAACTACTCGCGCTCTCAATCCCCATGCTTACACTGATGGCACTGTCTTCGTTCAG TGCTATGTGAACCCGGGCTTTAATTATCGAGACGCTAAATGGGATGGTGGATTCAAGTTGTTTGATGTGGATGATGATCGAGATGATGGTGGTAGCGATGTGTTTCCGATCTAA
- the LOC133691403 gene encoding uncharacterized protein LOC133691403 isoform X1, whose product MEALISSAAISSSLSSFSPKRKELNAPPILLRFHVSSKKDKKDSDLPSSSHDSSIVPLFNNPSFSKDAAMGLVLSAASVRGWTTGSGMEGPSVTAVSEDGFNTEKVSTLPWSLFTKSPRRRMRVAFTCNVCGQRTTRALNPHAYTDGTVFVQCCGCNVFHKLVDNLNLFHDMKCYVNPGFNYRDAKWDGGFKLFDVDDDRDDGGSDVFPI is encoded by the exons ATGGAAGCTCTAATTTCCTCCGCCGCAatctcctcctctctctcctccttttcTCCAAAACGAAAGGAACTGAATGCTCCTCCCATACTCCTCCGATTCCACGTTTCTTCGAAAA aGGATAAGAAAGATTCGGATCTCCCATCCAGCTCTCACGATTCCAGCATCGTCCCTCTCTTCAACAACCCCTCTTTCTccaag GATGCGGCGATGGGATTGGTATTGAGTGCGGCATCGGTGAGAGGATGGACTACAGGGTCAGGCATGGAAGGACCTTCAGTGACAGCTGTGTCCGAGGACGGATTCAATACGGAGAAAGTCTCGACTCTCCCGTGGTCTCTCTTCACGAAATCTCCACGTAGGCGAATGCGCGTGGCATTCACTTGTAATGTTTGTGGTCAAAGAACTACTCGCGCTCTCAATCCCCATGCTTACACTGATGGCACTGTCTTCGTTCAG TGTTGCGGTTGCAATGTGTTTCATAAGCTAGTGGATAATTTGAACTTGTTTCATGACATGAAGTGCTATGTGAACCCGGGCTTTAATTATCGAGACGCTAAATGGGATGGTGGATTCAAGTTGTTTGATGTGGATGATGATCGAGATGATGGTGGTAGCGATGTGTTTCCGATCTAA